The Blattabacterium cuenoti genome includes a region encoding these proteins:
- a CDS encoding phosphoribosylformylglycinamidine synthase: protein MNFRIYIQKRSPFDIDSRKLYDELINMNISLYNVIIYYTYDIFNINEKLFLESLSKVFVDPVTDILHKKIHLNTSYIEFFPEKNDDRADAAMQCIKVLNPKKSTMVSVKTGKLIEFIGLKKNQDFEKIRKFYVKSCSNSNIENKKNKIKVISNFVNFSIEEIKKIHNTCNFSMSIDDLLFIQKYFNEEKRNPTQEELRIFDVYWSDHCRHTTFFTKLVNISFYGPLKKTYQNIFRKYLKNRDLIGRSKHPISLMDLSNQPAKILYKKGKLKNYVSSDEHNACIIMIDVDFTENKKKEKWYLLFKNETHNHPTEIDPFGGASTCVGGAIRDPLSGRAFVYQGIRLSGAADPINSKTFHGKLPQYKICLESARGYSSYGNQIGLATTHVHEIYHDGYQAKRMEIGMVVGAVPVNFVKQDKPKKGDIILLIGGLTKKEGIGGATDSSNEYNIDDKNYIKQKGNPIVERKIQRFFRKKKVISLIKKCNDFGAGGASVAIGELSDSLELYLDKIPLKNSENIDIIEIALSESQERMAVILDPKNVKKFIHFSHEENIVSVPIGKITNNKRIIFYYKEKEIFNVKSSFLNTKGSDKEQTVHVYSPTSISPFKKSKNISFSKKIFLKTLSKLNIASQKSLVEMFDSTVGATTVLMPFGGKYQMTPSEGSVQKIPIFKGNTNTVSLVSWGFHPEISSWSPFHGGAYAVVECISKIVSMGGNYRNTYFSFQEYYQKLGNNPNNWGKPFSALLGAYHAQMSLELASIGGKDSMSGTYKDLHVPPTLIVFGVSTGECSHIISPEFKKVGNKIYLYDHNSLKNEMPDFHSLKKAYDQVYEGISSGKIVSVKTVKDGGISVALAKMSFGNRLGAVIDYYDDLLEINIGSLIVESSSNISDSNFILIGEIIDDQYLNFNGISIHIDESIKNWVKTFHPIFGEKEKTETKIEEKNNLQKNKNKKNKKENSFIWKCQFKKKGKPHVFIPIFPGTNSEFESIRAFEKEGSIVKTLVFKNLNDKDIIESIFYFKKHIESVQIFMLCGGFSAGDEPDGSAKFIVSILHNPYIQDAIKYFLDKDGLILGICNGFQGLIKSGLLPYGKICLRNHNYPTLTYNKVKKHISQCVHIKVISDHSPWLNGMKNKIYTLPISHSEGRFYANQDTINILLNKNQIATQYVDLEGNPSLDRLYNPNGSVEAVEGLLSEDGKIYGRMTHPERYDHGLLKNIPNIHKHSIFKNAVQYFL from the coding sequence ATGAATTTCAGAATTTATATACAAAAAAGAAGTCCTTTTGATATTGATTCTAGAAAATTATACGATGAATTAATAAATATGAATATCTCATTGTATAATGTAATTATTTATTATACATATGATATATTTAACATCAATGAAAAACTTTTTTTAGAAAGTTTGTCAAAAGTTTTTGTAGATCCAGTTACGGATATTTTGCACAAGAAAATACATTTGAATACTTCATATATCGAATTTTTTCCGGAAAAAAATGACGACAGAGCTGATGCAGCTATGCAATGCATAAAAGTCCTAAATCCAAAAAAATCTACTATGGTTTCTGTAAAAACTGGAAAATTAATTGAATTTATTGGTTTAAAAAAAAATCAAGATTTTGAAAAAATTAGAAAGTTTTATGTGAAATCATGTTCAAATTCAAATATAGAGAATAAAAAAAATAAGATAAAAGTTATAAGTAATTTTGTGAATTTTTCTATTGAAGAAATCAAAAAAATTCATAATACATGTAATTTTTCTATGAGTATTGATGATTTGCTATTTATACAGAAATATTTCAATGAAGAAAAGCGAAATCCAACACAAGAAGAATTACGTATATTTGATGTTTACTGGTCTGATCACTGCCGTCATACAACATTTTTTACAAAATTGGTCAATATATCTTTTTATGGCCCATTAAAAAAAACATATCAAAATATTTTTAGAAAATATTTAAAAAATCGAGATTTAATAGGAAGGTCAAAACATCCTATAAGTCTGATGGATTTGTCTAATCAACCTGCAAAAATTCTTTATAAAAAGGGAAAATTAAAGAATTATGTTTCATCAGATGAGCATAATGCGTGTATTATTATGATAGATGTAGATTTCACAGAAAATAAAAAAAAAGAAAAATGGTATTTATTATTTAAAAATGAAACTCATAATCATCCGACTGAAATAGACCCTTTTGGAGGAGCTTCTACTTGTGTAGGAGGAGCTATTCGTGATCCTTTGTCAGGAAGAGCTTTTGTTTATCAAGGAATCAGATTGAGTGGAGCTGCAGATCCTATTAATTCAAAAACATTTCATGGAAAATTACCACAATATAAAATTTGTCTCGAATCAGCTCGTGGTTATAGTTCTTATGGAAATCAAATCGGATTAGCAACAACTCATGTTCATGAAATTTATCATGATGGATATCAAGCTAAAAGAATGGAAATCGGTATGGTTGTTGGTGCGGTACCTGTTAATTTTGTTAAACAGGATAAACCAAAAAAAGGAGATATCATTTTGTTAATTGGAGGATTAACAAAAAAAGAAGGAATTGGAGGAGCTACAGATTCCTCTAATGAATATAATATTGATGATAAAAATTATATAAAACAAAAAGGAAATCCAATAGTAGAAAGAAAAATTCAAAGATTTTTCAGAAAAAAAAAAGTTATTTCTTTGATAAAAAAATGTAATGATTTTGGAGCAGGAGGAGCTTCTGTTGCTATAGGTGAACTAAGTGATAGTTTAGAACTTTATTTAGACAAAATTCCATTAAAAAATTCAGAAAATATAGATATTATAGAAATTGCACTTTCTGAATCTCAAGAACGTATGGCCGTAATATTAGATCCAAAAAATGTAAAAAAATTTATTCATTTCTCTCACGAAGAAAATATTGTGTCTGTCCCTATAGGAAAAATCACTAATAATAAACGTATCATTTTTTATTATAAAGAAAAAGAAATTTTTAATGTCAAAAGTTCTTTTTTAAATACAAAAGGATCTGATAAAGAGCAAACTGTTCATGTCTATTCTCCCACTTCAATTTCTCCCTTTAAAAAGTCAAAAAATATTTCTTTTAGTAAAAAAATATTTTTAAAAACTCTTTCTAAATTAAATATAGCTTCTCAAAAAAGTTTAGTAGAAATGTTCGATAGTACTGTAGGAGCAACTACAGTTTTAATGCCTTTTGGAGGAAAATATCAAATGACTCCATCTGAGGGAAGTGTACAAAAAATTCCTATTTTCAAAGGAAATACAAATACAGTAAGTTTAGTTTCTTGGGGGTTTCATCCTGAAATTTCTTCTTGGAGTCCTTTTCATGGAGGAGCTTATGCTGTTGTTGAATGTATTTCTAAAATTGTTTCTATGGGTGGAAATTATAGAAATACTTATTTTAGTTTTCAAGAATACTATCAAAAATTAGGAAATAATCCAAACAATTGGGGAAAACCTTTTTCTGCTTTATTAGGAGCTTATCATGCTCAAATGTCTTTAGAATTAGCTTCTATAGGTGGAAAGGATTCTATGTCTGGAACGTATAAAGATTTGCATGTTCCGCCAACATTGATCGTATTTGGCGTCTCTACAGGAGAGTGTTCTCATATCATATCTCCTGAATTTAAAAAAGTTGGAAATAAAATTTATTTGTATGATCATAATTCATTAAAAAATGAAATGCCAGATTTTCATTCTTTAAAAAAAGCTTATGACCAAGTTTATGAAGGAATTAGTTCAGGAAAAATTGTTTCTGTAAAAACAGTAAAAGATGGAGGGATTTCTGTTGCTCTTGCCAAGATGTCTTTTGGAAATCGTTTAGGAGCTGTTATTGATTATTACGATGATTTACTTGAAATAAATATAGGATCCTTAATCGTAGAATCTTCATCTAACATCTCAGATAGTAATTTTATTCTAATAGGAGAGATTATTGATGATCAATATTTAAATTTTAATGGAATATCTATTCACATAGATGAATCTATAAAAAATTGGGTAAAAACTTTTCATCCTATTTTTGGTGAAAAAGAAAAAACAGAAACTAAAATAGAAGAAAAAAATAATCTACAAAAAAACAAAAACAAGAAAAATAAAAAAGAAAATTCTTTCATATGGAAATGTCAATTCAAAAAAAAAGGGAAACCTCATGTTTTTATTCCTATATTTCCTGGAACAAATAGTGAATTTGAATCGATTCGTGCATTTGAAAAAGAAGGATCAATTGTAAAAACTTTGGTATTTAAAAATCTAAATGATAAAGACATTATAGAATCTATATTTTATTTTAAAAAACATATAGAATCCGTACAAATATTTATGCTTTGTGGAGGTTTTAGTGCTGGAGATGAACCAGATGGGTCTGCTAAATTTATTGTATCTATATTACATAATCCATACATTCAAGATGCTATTAAATATTTTCTTGATAAAGATGGATTGATTTTAGGAATTTGTAATGGGTTTCAAGGTCTAATAAAATCTGGATTGTTACCTTATGGTAAAATTTGTTTAAGAAATCATAATTATCCTACATTGACTTACAATAAAGTAAAAAAACATATATCCCAATGTGTTCATATTAAAGTTATTTCTGATCATTCTCCATGGTTAAATGGAATGAAAAATAAAATATATACTCTTCCCATATCTCACAGTGAAGGAAGATTTTATGCAAATCAAGATACAATCAATATTTTACTGAATAAAAATCAAATTGCCACGCAATATGTAGATTTGGAAGGAAATCCAAGTTTAGATAGATTATACAATCCGAATGGATCTGTTGAAGCGGTTGAAGGATTATTAAGTGAAGATGGTAAAATTTATGGAAGAATGACTCATCCGGAACGTTATGATCATGGATTATTAAAAAATATTCCTAATATTC